A genomic window from Lotus japonicus ecotype B-129 chromosome 1, LjGifu_v1.2 includes:
- the LOC130730756 gene encoding sugar transporter ERD6-like 7 → MAIKEDVEYGVEKGIREPLVKDQNKLLNHARKGHPWIVYFTTFVAVCGSYEFGAGIGYSSPTQDAIRKDLNLSLAEYSLFGSIVTFGAMIGAITSGLIADFIGRKGAMRVSSAFCVAGWLVIYFSQGPVLLDIGRVATGYGMGVFSYVVPVFIAEIAPKELRGALTTLNQFMLVSAMSVSFVIGNVLSWRALALTGLIPTAVLLLGLFFIPESPRWLAKRGCREDFEAALQILRGKDADISQEAEEIQDYIKTLERLPKPKLLDLFQRRNLRSLTIVVGLMICQQLGGINGVCFYARSTFELAGFSTTIGTIIYACLQIVITGVGAALIDKAGRKPLLLFAGFGLVAGSILTAVAFYLKVQEVSVGAVPALAVTGIMVYVGSFSIGMGAIPWVMMSEIFPVNIKGQAGSLATLLNWFGAWLCSYTFNFLMSWSSYGTFILYAAINAIAILFIVVVVPETKGKSLEQIQAAINK, encoded by the exons ATGGCCATCAAAGAGGATGTGGAATATGGTGTGGAGAAAGGAATCAGAGAGCCATTGGTGAAGGATCAGAACAAGCTGCTGAACCATGCAAGAAAAGGGCATCCATGGATTGTTTATTTCACCACATTTGTTGCAGTCTGTGGTTCTTATGAATTTGGGGCTGGT ATTGGATACTCGTCTCCTACTCAAGATGCTATCAGGAAGGATCTCAATCTGTCTTTGGCAGAG TACTCCTTGTTTGGCTCCATCGTGACATTTGGAGCAATGATCGGCGCAATCACAAGCGGGCTTATTGCTGATTTTATTGGACGAAAAGGC GCAATGAGAGTATCAAGTGCTTTCTGTGTTGCAGGATGGCTTGTTATTTACTTTTCTCAG GGCCCAGTGCTTTTGGATATTGGGAGGGTAGCAACAGGATATGGAATGGGAGTTTTTTCATATGTG GTTCCTGTCTTCATAGCCGAAATCGCACCAAAAGAACTCCGTGGGGCACTGACTACCTTAAATCAG TTCATGCTCGTTTCTGCCATGTCTGTGTCATTCGTAATTGGAAATGTACTTTCATGGAGGGCTTTAGCATTAACCG GCCTGATTCCCACTGCTGTATTGCTTTTGGGTCTTTTTTTCATTCCAGAGTCCCCTAGATGGCTG GCAAAGAGAGGATGCAGAGAAGATTTTGAGGCAGCACTGCAGATACTTCGCGGCAAAGATGCTGACATATCTCAAGAGGCGGAAGAAATTCAG GATTATATAAAAACTTTAGAACGGCTCCCAAAACCCAAGCTTCTGGATTTGTTTCAGAGAAGAAATTTGCGGTCACTCACT ATTGTAGTGGGACTTATGATCTGCCAGCAATTAGGAGGAATCAATGGAGTTTGCTTTTATGCTCGAAGTACTTTTGAGCTAGCAG GTTTTTCTACCACTATTGGGACTATAATATATGCTTGCCTTCAG attGTGATCACTGGTGTAGGAGCAGCCTTGATAGATAAAGCTGGCAGGAAACCGCTACTACTG TTTGCTGGATTCGGATTGGTTGCAGGATCTATACTTACTGCAGTTGCGTTCTATCTCAAG GTTCAGGAAGTTAGTGTGGGAGCAGTTCCGGCACTTGCTGTAACTGGCATAATG GTCTATGTAGGATCATTTTCAATAGGAATGGGAGCAATTCCATGGGTTATGATGTCTGAG ATATTCCCTGTGAATATTAAAGGGCAGGCTGGAAGCTTAGCCACTTTACTGAACTGGTTTGGTGCATGGCTATGCTCCTACACTTTCAACTTTCTCATGAGCTGGAGCTCCTATG GTACCTTCATTCTTTATGCTGCAATCAATGCAATAGCTATACTATTTATAGTTGTAGTGGTGCCAGAAACCAAGGGTAAGAGCCTGGAACAAATACAAGCAGCCATTAATAAGTAG
- the LOC130730761 gene encoding receptor-like cytosolic serine/threonine-protein kinase RBK2: MKHKVDSPVGVLENYFKSSESDTSSSSKELSVNSESRDISKSSSRWHAILQLLRTRSRKSISTLHPLSIFKLSRTMSSSMREIILPSSLIGADSTSSHRSPKIFTQHEIQIATNYFDQENLIGKGGYADVFKGRLPNGQLVAVKRLTRGTADETTRDFLTELGIMAHVNNPNTAKLVGYGVEGGMCVVLELSEKGSLASLLHTRGSKEKLAWSIRQKIALGIAKGIWYLHEGCPRRIIHRDIKAANILLTEDFEPQICDFGLAKWLPENWTHHTVSKFEGTFGYIAPEYLLHGIVDEKTDVFAFGVVLLELVTGRRALDYYSQQSLVLWAKPLLKKNYIRELVDPSLANGDFDCRQVEIMLFVASLCIQQSSIRRPSMRQVVQLLNGNLSCFKSTNKSLDFHS, translated from the exons ATGAAGCACAAGGTGGATTCCCCTGTTGGTGTTCTTGAGAACTATTTCAAGAGTTCAGAGTCAGATACAAGTTCTTCTTCCAAAGAACTCTCTGTGAATTCTGAGTCTCGAGATATTTCAAAATCCAGCTCTAGGTGGCATGCAATTCTCCAATTGCTGAGGACAAGGTCAAGGAAGTCCATATCCACATTGCATCCTCTCAGTATCTTCAAACTCTCAAGAACAATGAGCAGTAGCATGAGGGAGATTATACTTCCAAGTAGTCTAATAGGTGCAGATTCTACCTCCTCTCACAGGTCACCCAAGATTTTTACCCAGCATGAGATACAAATTGCAACCAATTATTTTGACCAAG AAAATTTGATTGGGAAGGGTGGTTATGCTGATGTTTTCAAAGGGCGTTTGCCAAATGGTCAGCTAGTAGCAGTTAAACGGTTAACTAGAGGAACAGCAGATGAAACCACAAGGGACTTCTTAACAGAACTTGGCATAATGGCTCATGTAAACAATCCCAACACTGCTAAACTGGTTGGCTATGGAGTGGAAGGAGGAATGTGTGTAGTGCTTGAATTGTCTGAAAAGGGAAGCCTAGCTTCACTGCTTCACACTAGAG GTTCCAAGGAGAAACTAGCATGGTCTATTAGGCAGAAAATTGCATTAGGGATAGCTAAGGGTATATGGTATCTTCATGAAGGTTGTCCAAGAAGAATTATTCACAGAGATATAAAAGCTGCAAATATCTTGCTCACTGAGGACTTTGAGCCGCAG ATTTGTGATTTTGGGCTAGCAAAATGGCTACCAGAGAATTGGACTCATCACACAGTTTCAAAATTTGAAGGAACTTTTGG TTACATTGCTCCTGAGTACTTGCTTCATGGGATAGTAGATGAGAAAACAGATGTATTTGCCTTTGGTGTAGTGTTGCTAGAATTAGTCACTGGGAGGCGAGCACTAGACTATTATTCACAGCAAAGCCTTGTTTTGTGG GCAAAGCCTTTGTTGAAGAAGAATTACATTAGGGAGCTGGTTGATCCTTCACTAGCCAATGGTGACTTTGATTGTCGGCAGGTTGAGATTATGCTCTTTGTAGCATCTTTATGCATTCAACAATCCTCAATTCGTCGTCCCTCTATGAGACAG
- the LOC130730757 gene encoding sugar transporter ERD6-like 7 codes for MDIKEPLVHASSKGHPWIVYFTTFVAVCGSYEFGACAGYSSPTQDAIRKDLSLSLAEYSLFGSILTFGAMIGAITSGLIADLIGRKGAMRVSSAFCVAGWIAIYFSEGPVPLDIGRLATGYGMGVFSYVVPVFVAEIAPKDRRGALTALNQLMIGAGVSVSFIIGNVLSWRSLALIGLIPTAVLLFGLFFIPESPRWLANRGREKDFVAALQILRGQDADISQEAEEIQDYISTLDRLPKPKLLDLFQRRYLHSVTISVGLMFCQQLGGINGVCFYASSIFELAGFSTTIGTIIYACLQVVMSGVGVALIDKVGRKPLLLLAGSGLVAGCILTAVAFYLKVQEVSLGAVPALAVTGILVYIGSFSIGMGAIPWVVMSEIFPVNIKGQAGSLATLVNWFGAWLCTYTFNFLMSWSSCGTFILYAAINAIAILFIVVVVPETKGKSLEQIQAAINK; via the exons ATGGATATCAAAGAGCCACTGGTCCATGCAAGCAGCAAAGGACATCCATGGATTGTTTACTTTACTACATTTGTTGCAGTCTGTGGTTCTTATGAATTTGGGGCTTGT GCTGGATATTCATCTCCTACTCAAGATGCTATCAGGAAGGATCTCAGTCTGTCTTTGGCAGAG TACTCCTTGTTTGGCTCCATCTTGACATTCGGAGCAATGATCGGCGCGATCACAAGTGGGCTTATTGCTGATTTAATTGGACGAAAAGGG GCAATGAGAGTGTCAAGTGCTTTCTGTGTTGCAGGCTGGATTGCTATTTACTTTTCAGAG GGCCCAGTGCCTTTGGACATTGGGAGGCTAGCTACAGGATATGGAATGGGAGTTTTTTCATATGTG GTTCCTGTCTTTGTAGCCGAAATTGCACCAAAAGATCGCCGTGGGGCACTGACTGCTTTAAATCAG TTAATGATCGGTGCTGGAGTGTCTGTGTCATTCATAATTGGAAATGTCCTTTCATGGAGGTCTTTAGCTTTAATTG GCCTCATTCCCACTGCTGTATTGCTATTCGGTCTGTTTTTCATTCCAGAGTCTCCTAGATGGCTG GCAAACAGAGGACGCGAAAAAGATTTTGTGGCAGCACTGCAGATACTACGCGGCCAAGATGCTGACATATCTCAAGAGGCAGAGGAAATTCAG GATTATATATCAACTTTAGATCGGCTCCCAAAACCCAAGCTGCTGGATTTGTTTCAGAGAAGATATTTGCACTCAGTCACT ATTTCAGTGGGACTTATGTTCTGCCAGCAATTAGGAGGAATCAATGGAGTTTGCTTTTATGCTAGCAGTATTTTTGAGCTAGCAG GATTTTCTACCACTATCGGGACTATAATATATGCTTGTCTTCAG gTTGTGATGTCTGGTGTAGGAGTAGCCTTGATAGATAAAGTTGGCAGGAAGCCGCTACTACTG CTAGCAGGATCGGGATTGGTTGCAGGATGTATATTGACCGCAGTTGCATTCTATCTTAAG GTTCAGGAAGTTAGTCTCGGGGCAGTCCCGGCACTTGCTGTAACTGGCATCCTG GTCTACATAGGATCATTTTCAATAGGAATGGGAGCAATTCCATGGGTTGTGATGTCTGAG ATATTCCCTGTGAATATTAAAGGGCAGGCTGGAAGCTTAGCCACTTTGGTGAACTGGTTTGGTGCATGGTTATGTACCTACACTTTCAACTTTCTCATGAGCTGGAGCTCCTGTG GTACCTTCATTCTTTATGCTGCAATCAATGCAATTGCTATACTATTTATAGTTGTAGTGGTGCCAGAAACCAAGGGTAAAAGCCTGGAACAAATACAAGCAGCCATTAATAAGTAG
- the LOC130730755 gene encoding sugar transporter ERD6-like 7 — translation MAIKEDEEYGAEKGIREPLVEEQNKQLNQGSKGHPWIVYFTTFVAVCGSYAFGACVGYSSPTQDAIREDLNLSLAEYSLFGSILTFGAMIGAITSGPIADFMGRKGAMRVSSVFCGAGWLVIYFSKGPVPLDIGRLATGYGMGVFSYVVPVFVAEIAPRELRGALTTLNQFMIVSAASVSFIIGNVISWRALALIGLIPTAVLLLGLFFIPESPRWLAKRGCGKEFVAALQILRGKDADISQEAEEIQDYITTLEGLPKPKLLDLFQRRYLRSLTIAVGLMVCQQLGGINGVGFYASSIFQLAGFSTTIGTISIACLQIVVTGVGIAFIDKAGRKPLLLLSGSGLVAGSILTAVAFYLKAQEISVGAVPGLAVTGILVYVGSFAIGMGAVPWVVMSEIFPVNIKGQAGSLATLVNWFGAWLCSYTFNFLMSWSTYGTFILYAAINALGILFIVVVVPETKGKSLEQLQAAINA, via the exons ATGGCCATCAAAGAGGATGAGGAATATGGGGCAGAGAAAGGAATCAGAGAGCCACTTGTGGAGGAACAGAACAAGCAGCTGAACCAAGGAAGCAAAGGGCATCCATGGATTGTTTACTTCACTACATTTGTTGCAGTTTGTGGCTCTTATGCATTTGGGGCTTGT GTTGGATATTCATCTCCTACTCAAGATGCTATCAGGGAGGATCTCAATTTGTCTTTGGCAGAG TACTCTTTGTTTGGCTCCATCTTGACTTTCGGAGCAATGATAGGTGCAATAACAAGTGGGCCTATCGCTGATTTTATGGGACGAAAAGGG GCAATGAGAGTGTCAAGTGTTTTCTGTGGTGCAGGGTGGCTTGTTATTTACTTTTCTAAG GGCCCAGTGCCTTTGGACATTGGGAGGCTAGCAACAGGATATGGAATGGGAGTTTTTTCATATGTG GTTCCTGTCTTCGTAGCCGAAATTGCACCAAGAGAGCTCCGTGGGGCACTGACTACCTTAAATCAG TTCATGATTGTTAGTGCAGCGTCAGTGTCATTCATAATTGGAAATGTAATTTCATGGAGGGCTTTAGCATTAATTG GTCTCATTCCCACTGCTGTATTGCTTTTGGGTCTGTTTTTCATCCCAGAGTCTCCAAGATGGCTG GCAAAGAGAGGGTGTGGAAAAGAGTTTGTAGCAGCATTGCAGATACTTCGCGGCAAAGATGCTGACATATCGCAAGAGGCGGAGGAAATTCAG GATTATATAACAACTTTAGAAGGGCTCCCAAAACCCAAGCTGCTGGATTTGTTTCAGCGAAGATATTTGCGCTCACTCACG ATTGCAGTGGGACTTATGGTCTGCCAGCAATTAGGAGGAATCAATGGAGTTGGTTTTTATGCTAGTAGTATTTTTCAGTTAGCAG GATTTTCTACCACCATTGGGACTATATCAATTGCTTGCCTTCAG attGTGGTCACTGGTGTAGGAATAGCCTTCATAGATAAAGCTGGCAGGAAGCCGCTGCTACTG TTATCTGGATCAGGGTTGGTTGCAGGAAGTATATTAACCGCGGTTGCATTCTATCTTAAG GCTCAGGAGATTAGTGTTGGAGCTGTCCCAGGACTCGCTGTAACTGGCATACTG GTCTATGTAGGATCATTTGCAATAGGAATGGGAGCAGTTCCATGGGTTGTGATGTCTGAG ATATTTCCTGTCAATATTAAAGGGCAAGCTGGAAGCTTAGCCACTTTAGTGAACTGGTTTGGGGCATGGTTATGTTCCTACACTTTCAACTTTCTCATGAGCTGGAGCACTTATG GTACCTTCATTCTTTATGCTGCGATCAATGCACTAGGTATATTATTTATAGTTGTGGTGGTGCCGGAAACCAAGGGTAAAAGCCTGGAACAATTACAAGCAGCCATTAATGCGTAG
- the LOC130730758 gene encoding probable LRR receptor-like serine/threonine-protein kinase RKF3 produces the protein MSLSFLIFLLFFTTSLAADDAPCPFNITVLRAVSNGRTPTFDSNSRCQYILQALHLLQADYLRRTSRFVPPLNSSEACWTAFESFINEFARPSFNIRSSCGFQTSWISQGCMNITTLQQFQAIPPNSTLQAVRDNCNQSLTNNAPCALCTTKLSTLLSYFTGPTVGNVSECRPYTQIYAASFSDQYGPTDPGTAKCLFGLDFSNSGSGKSKTLVIALVTVFCVLGLLIVFGIWGYLRFKRRNDDRAKEGKAIEITQGGSGLDSMSQSTTLIRFTYNEIKKATRNFSRDNIIGMGGYGNVYKGVLSDGSQVALKRFKNCSVSGDASFTHEVEVIASVRHVNLVALRGYCTATTNMEGHQRIIVTDLMENGSLYDHLFGSAKKKLSWPIRQKIALGTAKGLSYLHYGAQPSIIHRDIKASNILLDEKFEAKVADFGLAKFNPEGMTHMSTRVAGTMGYVAPEYALYGQLTERTDVFSFGVVLLELLSGKKALQSNDEGQPTALTDLAWSLVRNGAALDVIEDGLPEPGSPQVLEKYVLVAVLCSHPQLYARPTMDQVVKMLETEDSVSVPSIMERPIPFIAGRLDIEKSASSNNSGQLCSPTGYQAYTMQSRHLSNSKEEEESSYITQSRRLSNSKEEEEDEEEISGSGTVSKD, from the coding sequence ATGTCACTCTCCttcctcatcttcctcctcttcttcaccacTTCCCTCGCCGCCGACGACGCTCCATGCCCCTTCAACATCACCGTCCTCCGCGCCGTCAGCAACGGCCGCACCCCCACCTTCGACTCCAACTCCCGCTGCCAATACATCCTCCAAGCCCTCCACCTCCTCCAAGCCGACTACCTCCGCCGCACCTCCCGCTTCGTCCCTCCTCTCAACTCCTCCGAAGCCTGCTGGACCGCCTTCGAATCCTTCATCAACGAATTCGCCCGCCCCAGCTTCAACATCCGCTCCTCATGCGGCTTCCAAACCTCATGGATCTCCCAAGGTTGCATGAACATCACCACCCTGCAACAATTCCAAGCCATCCCCCCAAACTCCACACTCCAAGCCGTTCGCGACAACTGCAACCAATCCCTCACCAACAACGCCCCCTGCGCCCTCTGCACCACCAAGTTGTCAACCCTTCTCTCCTACTTCACCGGACCCACCGTCGGCAACGTCTCCGAGTGCAGACCCTATACCCAAATCTACGCCGCCAGTTTCTCCGATCAGTACGGACCCACCGACCCAGGAACCGCAAAGTGCTTGTTCGGTCTTGATTTCTCCAATTCCGGTTCCGGTAAGAGCAAAACCCTAGTAATCGCGCTTGTTACTGTTTTCTGTGTTCTGGGGTTGTTGATAGTTTTTGGAATTTGGGGGTACTTGAGATTCAAGCGGAGGAATGATGATAGAGCCAAGGAAGGTAAAGCTATTGAGATTACTCAGGGGGGTTCTGGGTTGGATTCAATGAGCCAGAGTACTACTTTGATTAGGTTTACCTACAATGAGATTAAGAAAGCAACTAGGAATTTTTCAAGGGATAACATAATTGGGATGGGGGGTTATGGGAATGTTTATAAAGGGGTGCTTTCTGATGGAAGCCAGGTTGCTTTGAAAAGGTTCAAGAATTGTTCTGTTTCTGGGGATGCTAGTTTCACTCATGAGGTTGAGGTTATTGCTAGTGTCAGGCATGTGAATCTTGTTGCTCTTAGGGGTTATTGTACTGCCACCACTAACATGGAAGGTCATCAGAGGATTATTGTGACTGATTTGATGGAGAATGGGAGTTTATATGATCACTTGTTTGGTTCTGCGAAGAAGAAGCTTAGCTGGCCGATTCGTCAGAAGATCGCTCTCGGCACGGCCAAGGGGTTGTCTTATTTGCACTATGGGGCTCAGCCTTCGATTATCCATAGGGATATTAAGGCTAGCAATATACTTTTGGATGAGAAGTTTGAAGCAAAAGTTGCTGACTTTGGGTTAGCTAAGTTCAACCCTGAGGGAATGACACACATGAGCACGAGGGTGGCTGGGACGATGGGGTATGTGGCTCCTGAGTATGCTTTGTATGGGCAATTGACGGAGAGGACTGATGTGTTTAGTTTCGGCGTTGTGCTTCTCGAGCTTTTGAGTGGGAAAAAGGCTCTTCAGTCGAACGACGAAGGGCAACCCACTGCTCTCACTGATTTAGCTTGGTCATTGGTTAGGAATGGCGCAGCTTTGGATGTTATTGAAGATGGGTTACCAGAACCTGGTTCCCCACAGGTTCTTGAGAAATATGTGTTGGTCGCTGTGTTATGTTCCCATCCACAGCTATATGCTAGGCCAACAATGGATCAGGTTGTTAAGATGCTGGAGACAGAGGATTCAGTATCAGTGCCCTCAATTATGGAAAGACCAATTCCTTTCATTGCTGGGAGGCTTGACATTGAGAAATCTGCCAGCAGTAACAACTCCGGTCAGCTCTGCAGTCCGACGGGTTATCAAGCGTATACAATGCAAAGTCGCCACCTTTCTAATTctaaggaggaagaagaaagctcaTACATAACACAAAGTCGCCGCCTTTCTaattctaaggaagaagaagaagatgaagaagaaatctCCGGATCCGGAACTGTGAGCAAAGATTGA